A genomic stretch from Edaphobacter aggregans includes:
- a CDS encoding PEP-CTERM sorting domain-containing protein: MAKRLWDLKLFVASLAAILAPGQAFGNSLALTPQGINDGFTLSTFATTDPGNTGCCNGPFGVAVTSDGNVLVSPVNGTSYVFADTDGQTPASALFSRSSNTGGAASAIAGGQTYGAQNGRYVEYNPDGTVNHILTGVSAAPDLGMWANPVNGHLISQSNEGLIDINPLANGGLGSFRVVNGGVFGDGVTVSEDGTTAYVEIGGQIVGYSIATGAQTFASGGFAALSGPDGSGIISSTNNLDGDIIVNFNGNGVNTGGIGLLDPNTRVFTVIATGGTRGDYVSPDTTNGTLFLDYSDTVERLSCGPNCSIGGTTTGGSTVPEPGTLMLLGTGLTFLGAKVRRTRVKG; this comes from the coding sequence ATGGCAAAACGGCTTTGGGACCTGAAACTATTCGTTGCTTCGCTGGCGGCGATTCTGGCGCCGGGACAGGCATTCGGCAATTCCCTTGCGTTGACGCCTCAGGGAATCAACGACGGATTTACTCTAAGCACCTTTGCGACCACCGATCCGGGAAACACGGGTTGCTGCAACGGTCCATTCGGTGTAGCGGTGACTTCAGATGGAAATGTCCTTGTGAGTCCGGTAAACGGTACGAGCTACGTGTTTGCAGATACAGACGGACAGACGCCTGCCTCGGCTCTCTTTAGCCGTAGTTCGAACACTGGGGGAGCAGCGTCGGCGATTGCAGGGGGGCAAACTTACGGAGCTCAGAACGGTCGTTATGTCGAGTACAACCCCGACGGAACGGTGAACCATATCCTGACGGGAGTTTCTGCGGCTCCTGATTTAGGGATGTGGGCTAATCCTGTGAATGGGCACCTTATCTCACAGAGCAATGAGGGACTGATCGACATTAATCCGCTTGCCAATGGCGGGTTAGGTTCGTTCCGAGTGGTCAATGGCGGGGTGTTCGGAGACGGCGTCACTGTCTCGGAGGATGGGACGACGGCATATGTCGAAATCGGCGGGCAGATTGTGGGCTATAGCATCGCCACCGGCGCTCAAACGTTCGCGTCCGGAGGCTTTGCTGCGTTGTCGGGACCAGATGGATCTGGGATCATCTCAAGCACAAATAACCTGGACGGCGACATCATCGTGAACTTCAATGGCAACGGAGTTAACACGGGCGGAATCGGACTGCTGGATCCGAACACACGTGTGTTTACGGTGATTGCGACGGGAGGTACGCGCGGTGACTATGTGTCTCCGGATACGACCAATGGAACGTTGTTTCTGGATTATTCCGATACGGTGGAACGCCTATCCTGCGGGCCAAATTGCAGTATTGGCGGAACGACGACAGGAGGGTCAACCGTTCCAGAACCGGGGACGCTCATGCTGCTCGGAACGGGGCTGACATTCCTTGGTGCAAAGGTACGTAGGACAAGAGTGAAGGGTTAG
- a CDS encoding bleomycin resistance protein: protein MAIHLTDISAAENYYTNVMKFEMVSRTETSVAYDAGSFLLKVNADLNPGPPIPSFPVRDIRAAKVGLIANGCTILLDNGDSLCFKDPFGIVYCVAEEKTDS, encoded by the coding sequence GTGGCGATTCACCTTACGGATATTTCGGCGGCGGAGAACTACTACACGAATGTGATGAAGTTCGAGATGGTGAGCCGGACGGAGACGAGCGTCGCGTACGATGCGGGGAGTTTCCTTCTGAAGGTGAACGCGGACCTGAATCCTGGGCCGCCGATTCCCAGCTTTCCGGTGAGGGATATACGGGCGGCTAAGGTAGGGCTGATCGCGAATGGGTGCACGATTTTGCTGGATAATGGGGACTCGCTCTGCTTCAAGGACCCGTTTGGCATCGTCTATTGCGTGGCGGAAGAGAAGACGGACAGCTAG
- a CDS encoding DUF3592 domain-containing protein, whose amino-acid sequence MDIGATVELWRRVFSRACLVVGPCFLAIALGFVIHTSVFLHYSIATNGNIISMASNRDKDGNSFNFSPVFAFSTKDGRMYTLTSDVYSNPPEYTVGEPVTVLYEQKNPAGAKLRSFWQLWLFPVAFGILGGLATCTGYLLMRYERRQDRQSLSIAT is encoded by the coding sequence ATGGATATTGGAGCAACGGTTGAACTTTGGCGGCGGGTCTTTTCGCGAGCTTGTCTCGTTGTAGGTCCATGCTTTCTTGCGATTGCTTTAGGTTTCGTAATCCATACAAGTGTGTTCCTGCATTACAGCATCGCTACGAACGGCAACATCATTAGCATGGCCTCTAATCGCGACAAAGATGGCAACTCGTTCAACTTCTCCCCTGTCTTTGCTTTTTCCACCAAAGATGGACGGATGTACACCTTGACTTCTGATGTCTATTCAAATCCTCCGGAGTACACGGTGGGGGAACCTGTCACTGTACTGTACGAACAGAAGAATCCGGCTGGAGCCAAACTGCGATCCTTCTGGCAGCTTTGGCTGTTTCCGGTAGCCTTCGGAATTTTAGGAGGGCTTGCGACTTGCACAGGCTATCTTCTAATGCGATATGAGCGTCGGCAGGACAGGCAGAGCTTATCTATCGCCACATAG
- a CDS encoding acyl-CoA carboxylase subunit beta yields MAAAEHPAPPQQKLTPHQRKLTELAARHAIAEEGGGPERRAREHKLGKLSARERIDLLLDEGTFEETDKFVTHRATDFGMADQRVPGDGFITGHGRIHGRVVFVFAQDFTVFGGSLSESNAAKIVKIMDTALRVGAPVIGLNDSGGARIQEGVVSLAGYTDIFLRNTLSSGVIPQISAILGPCAGGAVYSPAITDFTLMTEKTSYMFVTGPDVIKTVLHEDVTKDALGGAATHNEISGVAHFMAHDDRECLAAIREIISFIPSNNLDDPPRRPTQDPADRADAALETIIPDESNQPYDMVEVITKIVDDGYLFQVHEHFARNLVVGFARMNGRPVGIVANQPAVLAGVLDINASVKGARFVRFCDAFNIPLITFEDVPGFMPGTQQEHGGIIRHGAKLLYAFAEATVPKLTVITRKAYGGAYCVMSSKHLRTDVNLAWPTAEIAVMGPEGAVNIVYKREFDATLRRAEAVMPQGVSLSEEQKLEILAEIRAEKVEEFRERFANPYVAAERGYVDAVIRPSETRRRLNTALDMLSTKREKNPPKKHGNIPL; encoded by the coding sequence ATGGCAGCCGCCGAACATCCCGCTCCCCCGCAACAAAAGCTCACGCCCCACCAGCGCAAATTAACTGAGCTAGCCGCCCGCCACGCCATCGCCGAAGAGGGCGGAGGCCCCGAGCGCCGCGCCCGCGAGCACAAACTCGGCAAGCTCTCGGCCCGCGAGCGCATCGACCTCCTCCTCGACGAGGGCACCTTCGAAGAGACCGACAAATTCGTCACCCACCGAGCCACCGACTTCGGCATGGCCGACCAGCGAGTCCCCGGCGACGGCTTCATCACCGGACACGGCCGCATCCACGGACGCGTCGTCTTCGTCTTCGCCCAGGACTTCACCGTCTTCGGCGGCTCCCTCTCCGAGTCCAACGCCGCCAAGATCGTCAAAATTATGGACACCGCCCTCCGCGTCGGCGCGCCCGTCATCGGCCTCAACGATTCCGGCGGCGCCCGCATCCAGGAAGGCGTCGTCTCCCTCGCCGGCTACACCGACATCTTCCTCCGCAACACCCTTTCCAGCGGAGTCATCCCGCAAATCTCCGCCATCCTCGGCCCCTGCGCCGGCGGAGCCGTCTACTCCCCCGCCATCACCGACTTCACCTTGATGACCGAGAAGACCAGCTACATGTTCGTCACCGGCCCCGACGTCATCAAGACCGTCCTCCACGAAGACGTCACCAAAGACGCCCTCGGCGGAGCCGCCACCCACAACGAAATCTCCGGCGTAGCCCACTTCATGGCGCACGACGACCGCGAGTGCCTCGCCGCAATCCGCGAGATCATCTCCTTCATCCCCTCCAACAACCTCGACGACCCACCCCGCCGCCCCACGCAAGACCCCGCCGACCGCGCCGACGCCGCCCTCGAGACCATCATCCCCGACGAATCCAACCAGCCCTACGACATGGTCGAAGTCATCACTAAGATCGTCGACGACGGCTACCTCTTCCAAGTCCACGAGCACTTCGCCCGCAACCTCGTCGTAGGCTTCGCCCGCATGAACGGCCGCCCCGTAGGCATCGTCGCCAACCAGCCCGCCGTCCTAGCCGGAGTCCTCGACATCAACGCCTCCGTCAAAGGCGCCCGCTTCGTCCGCTTCTGCGACGCCTTCAATATCCCCCTCATCACCTTCGAAGATGTCCCCGGCTTCATGCCCGGCACCCAGCAGGAGCACGGCGGCATCATCCGCCACGGCGCCAAGCTCCTCTACGCCTTCGCCGAAGCCACCGTCCCCAAGCTCACCGTCATCACGCGCAAAGCCTACGGCGGAGCCTACTGCGTCATGAGCAGCAAACACCTCCGCACCGACGTCAACCTCGCCTGGCCCACCGCCGAGATCGCCGTCATGGGCCCTGAAGGCGCCGTCAACATCGTCTACAAGCGCGAATTCGACGCTACCCTCCGTCGCGCCGAAGCCGTCATGCCCCAAGGCGTCTCGCTCTCCGAAGAACAAAAACTAGAAATCCTCGCCGAAATCCGAGCCGAAAAAGTAGAAGAGTTCCGGGAGCGTTTCGCCAACCCCTACGTAGCCGCCGAGCGAGGCTACGTCGACGCCGTCATCCGCCCCAGCGAAACCCGCCGCCGCCTAAACACAGCGCTAGACATGCTCTCCACCAAGCGCGAAAAGAACCCCCCCAAAAAACACGGAAACATCCCGCTATAG
- a CDS encoding type II toxin-antitoxin system VapC family toxin encodes MAFVLDASAALPWCFSDEVSAFTESLLARASSGEELFVPAHWTTEVLSALIEGRRRNRISDIEIERFLIDLTSFHIVIEESYSVFRMREPRLLAEKHNLTAYDAAYLDLAKRHSLPLATLDQRLRQASAFEGFLLTD; translated from the coding sequence ATGGCTTTCGTTCTCGATGCATCGGCGGCGCTGCCTTGGTGTTTTTCCGATGAGGTTTCTGCTTTTACGGAATCACTCCTTGCTCGTGCTTCGAGCGGCGAAGAGTTATTTGTTCCTGCGCACTGGACTACAGAAGTGTTGAGTGCGCTCATAGAAGGAAGACGACGAAATCGCATCTCGGACATCGAGATTGAGCGCTTTCTTATTGATTTGACTTCGTTCCACATCGTGATAGAGGAAAGCTATTCCGTTTTCCGGATGCGCGAGCCTAGACTGCTCGCCGAAAAGCATAACTTGACTGCCTACGATGCAGCTTATCTCGACCTTGCGAAACGCCATTCGCTCCCGCTGGCGACTTTGGATCAACGGCTTCGGCAAGCAAGCGCCTTTGAGGGATTTTTACTAACCGATTGA
- a CDS encoding Y-family DNA polymerase produces the protein MDFTPYPDRFGFLHIDLNSFFASVEQQLEPKYRGRPLAVVPTMADTTCCIAASYEAKALGIKTGTQVGEAKKKCPEIVLIEGNHTEYAKYSKAIADAVELCCPVAHTPSIDEMVCQLIGREQEPPRARRIALDIKQSIYKNVGVALRCSIGMAPNRYLAKIASDMQKPDGLIGLLPSQLPRAIAHLELRDLPGVGARTEVRLNAKGITTMEQLLALDRAGMHKLWDSVWGDRLYHWLRGEATGDDGAPVSSGVQKSLGHSHVMAPEFRSQEGAWSVAHKLLHKAAMRLRMEKFYAGSMAVTIRFQLTREQAEGMAKAKKHFSGIKHSGWGMEARFRDCQDTLTLLEVLRGIWKQRPQGAEFQRPFFVGVTLRDLIPENEHQEDLFGDPNNRGQLSATMDKLNLKYGHTTLHFAGMLPARESAPTRIAFTQIPVQYGVDYM, from the coding sequence ATGGATTTCACTCCTTATCCCGATCGGTTTGGGTTTCTGCATATCGATCTGAATTCGTTTTTTGCTTCGGTGGAGCAGCAGTTGGAGCCGAAGTATCGTGGGAGGCCGCTGGCTGTGGTGCCTACGATGGCCGATACGACTTGCTGCATTGCGGCTAGCTATGAGGCGAAGGCGCTGGGGATCAAGACCGGGACGCAGGTGGGGGAGGCGAAGAAGAAGTGTCCGGAGATTGTACTGATCGAGGGGAATCATACGGAGTATGCGAAGTACTCGAAGGCGATTGCGGATGCGGTGGAGTTGTGTTGTCCGGTGGCGCATACGCCTTCGATCGATGAGATGGTGTGTCAGCTGATTGGGCGGGAACAGGAGCCTCCGCGAGCGCGGAGGATTGCGCTGGATATTAAGCAGTCGATTTATAAGAACGTGGGTGTGGCGCTGCGGTGTTCGATTGGGATGGCTCCGAACCGTTATCTAGCGAAGATTGCCAGCGATATGCAGAAGCCGGATGGGTTGATCGGACTACTGCCCTCTCAGTTGCCGCGGGCGATTGCTCATCTTGAGTTGCGGGATCTGCCGGGGGTAGGGGCGCGGACCGAGGTTCGGCTGAATGCGAAGGGCATTACGACGATGGAGCAGTTGCTGGCGCTCGATCGTGCGGGGATGCATAAGCTTTGGGACAGCGTGTGGGGCGACAGGCTGTATCACTGGCTGAGGGGCGAGGCGACGGGGGATGATGGAGCGCCGGTGTCGAGTGGGGTGCAGAAGTCGCTGGGGCACTCGCATGTGATGGCTCCGGAGTTTCGGTCGCAGGAGGGTGCGTGGTCGGTGGCGCATAAGCTGCTGCACAAGGCGGCGATGCGGCTACGGATGGAGAAGTTTTATGCGGGGTCGATGGCGGTGACGATTCGGTTTCAGCTGACGCGGGAGCAGGCGGAGGGGATGGCGAAGGCGAAGAAACATTTCAGCGGGATCAAGCACTCGGGGTGGGGGATGGAGGCGCGGTTCAGGGATTGTCAGGACACGCTGACGCTGCTGGAGGTGCTGCGCGGGATTTGGAAGCAGCGGCCTCAGGGGGCGGAGTTTCAGCGGCCGTTTTTTGTGGGGGTGACGCTGCGCGATTTGATTCCGGAGAACGAGCATCAGGAGGATCTGTTTGGTGACCCGAATAATCGCGGGCAGCTTTCGGCGACGATGGATAAGCTGAATCTGAAGTATGGGCATACGACGCTGCACTTCGCCGGGATGCTTCCAGCGCGGGAGAGCGCTCCTACGCGGATCGCGTTTACGCAGATTCCGGTGCAGTATGGGGTGGATTATATGTAG